The Pygocentrus nattereri isolate fPygNat1 chromosome 1, fPygNat1.pri, whole genome shotgun sequence genome window below encodes:
- the gdf6b gene encoding growth/differentiation factor 6-B: MHAASLSMAFAFLLSCAHSVSVDPKGSPAAQLLLPAGPKGRNRVREGLPAPASARRKRWHSVEPHDYMLSIYKTFSAAEKLGLNASFFRSSKAANTITSFVDQGQDDPSTSPLWKQKYLFDVSTLSDKAELLGAELRIYTKVSGSFQASGTGAVEVQLLSCQSHKLLDSRTLDLENSHKPRWEVLDVWDIFAERHRHSQGKYFCLELKATLDNPERDVDLQHLGFHRHARPQQKKAILVVFTRSKKRQSLFYEKREKIKLWGPERGGKVKAPRSKPRRKRRNAQKNRHGKRHGRKSKSRCSKKPLHVNFRELGWDDWIIAPLDYEAYHCEGICDFPLRSHLEPTNHAIIQTLMNSMNPSNMPPSCCVPSKLSPISILYIDAGNNVVYKQYEDMVVESCGCR, from the exons ATGCATGCGGCTAGCCTGTCCATGGCTTTTGCTTTTCTCCTGAGCTGTGCCCACTCTGTGTCCGTGGATCCAAAAGGCTCTCCAGCAGCCCAGCTTCTCCTGCCGGCTGGTCCCAAAGGCAGGAACCGTGTCAGGGAAGGGCTTCCAGCTCCAGCCTCAGCCCGGAGGAAGCGCTGGCACTCGGTGGAACCTCACGACTACATGCTGTCCATCTACAAGACCTTCTCAGCTGCGGAGAAGCTGGGGCTCAATGCGAGCTTCTTCCGCTCCTCCAAGGCCGCCAACACCATCACCAGCTTTGTGGATCAGGGTCAAG ATGACCCCTCGACCTCTCCGCTGTGGAAACAGAAGTACTTGTTTGATGTCTCGACCCTCTCCGATAAAGCAGAGCTGCTGGGCGCCGAGCTGAGAATCTACACAAAAGTCTCTGGAAGCTTCCAGGCATCtggaactggagctgtggaggTTCAGCTCCTGTCCTGCCAGTCCCACAAACTGCTGGACTCCAGAACTTTGGATCTGGAGAACTCTCACAAACCACGATGGGAGGTTCTAGACGTGTGGGACATTTTTGCTGAGCGTCACCGCCACTCACAGGGGAAGTACTTCTGCCTGGAGCTCAAGGCCACCCTCGACAACCCTGAGAGGGACGTGGACCTGCAGCATCTCGGCTTTCACCGACACGCTCGCCCGCAGCAGAAGAAAGCCATCCTGGTGGTGTTCACCAGGTCAAAGAAGAGGCAGAGCCTTTTCTATGAGAAACGGGAGAAGATTAAGCTGTGGGGGCCTGAGCGGGGCGGAAAGGTGAAAGCTCCTCGCTCGAAACCTCGGCGGAAGCGGAGGAACGCGCAGAAGAACCGTCATGGCAAGAGGCACGGCAGGAAATCCAAGTCCAGGTGCAGCAAGAAGCCCCTGCATGTGAATTTCAGGGAGCTGGGCTGGGACGACTGGATCATCGCCCCCTTGGATTACGAGGCGTACCACTGCGAGGGCATCTGCGACTTTCCCCTTAGATCGCACCTGGAGCCCACCAACCACGCCATCATCCAGACTCTGATGAACTCCATGAACCCCAGCAACATGCCACCCAGCTGCTGCGTGCCGTCCAAGCTCAGCCCCATCAGCATCCTGTATATAGATGCAGGGAATAACGTGGTGTACAAGCAGTATGAGGACATGGTGGTGGAGTCGTGCGGATGCAGGTGA